The Piliocolobus tephrosceles isolate RC106 chromosome 2, ASM277652v3, whole genome shotgun sequence genome window below encodes:
- the SAMD7 gene encoding sterile alpha motif domain-containing protein 7, protein MTNLVMAVNPLLTPTGQQTIPLIPSPFGPPTVDRDVLPSTVAPTDPRQFCVPSQFGSSVLPNTNMPNVLSSRIYRGWGILPPESIKAVARRNEMIQRHHTARTEMEMYAIYQQRRMEKINPKGLAGLGIPFLYGSGVPAAPAPYHGRSMLPAGDLHFHRSTLRNLQGNPTLVATAPHFEESWGQRCRRLRKSTGNQKAPDSDAESSKSQAEEKILGQTHAVPYEEDHYAKDPEIEASSNQKSSEANETPTTALDNTCGEPEPTHRKPWGSHTVTLKAKTWDDGKEEASEQIFATCDEKNGVCPPVPRLSLPGTHALVTIGGNLSLDEDIQKWTVDDVHNFISSLPGCSDYAQVFKDHAIDGETLPLLTEEHLRGTMGLKLGPALKIQSQVSQHVGSMFYKKTLSFPIRQAFDQPADTSPLLDSNSWSDTVSIFCPQDTVIPKGIERDSMRN, encoded by the exons ATGACAAACTTGGTGATGGCTGTGAACCCTTTATTGACACCAACAGGGCAGCAGACGATCCCACTGATTCCCTCACCATTTGGGCCTCCAACTGTGGACAG AGATGTATTGCCTTCCACTGTGGCTCCAACTGACCCAAGACAGTTTTGCGTTCCTTCCCAATTTGGATCCTCTGTTCTACCAAACACAAATATGCCAAATGTGTTGTCCAGTCGGATCTACCGAG gttggGGCATTTTACCACCTGAATCCATAAAGGCAGTGGCCAGAAGGAATGAAATGATTCAAAGGCATCATACTGCCAG GACAGAAATGGAAATGTATGCTATTTACCAGCAAAGGAGAATGGAAAAAATTAATCCCAAGGGACTAGCAGGCCTAGGGATACCTTTTCTCTATGGCTCCGGTGTCCCAGCTGCCCCCGCTCCCTACCATGGCAGGAGCATGCTCCCTGCCGGTGACCTGCATTTTCACAGAAGCACCCTCAGGAACCTTCAGGGAAACCCCACGCTAGTGGCAACCGCACCACACTTTGAGGAGAGCTGGGGACAGAGATGTCGTCGACTCAGGAAAAGTACAGGGAATCAAAAAGCTCCAGACAGTGATGCTGAGAGTTCCAAAAGTCAAGCAGAGGAAAAAATCCTAGGTCAGACTCATGCAGTTCCCTATGAAGAGGATCATTATGCAAAAGACCCAGAAATTGAGGCATCCAGCAACCAGAAGTCAAGTGAAGCGAATGAAACACCAACGACAGCTCTTGACAACACCTGTGGAGAGCCCGAGCCCACCCATAGGAAACCCTGGGGGTCTCACACCGTTACGCTGAAAGCAAAGACCTGGGACGATGGGAAAGAGGAGGCTTCAGAGCAGATCTTTGCAACCTGTGATGAAAAGAATGGGGTTTGCCCTCCAGTTCCTCGACTGTCTCTGCCAG gaACACATGCATTGGTTACAATTGGGGGGAATCTTTCTTTGGATGAAGATATTCAGAAGTGGACCGTGGACGATGTGCACAACTTCATCAGCAGCCTTCCAGGTTGTTCAGACTACGCTCAG GTATTTAAAGATCATGCAATTGATGGAGAAACTTTGCCATTACTCACAGAAGAGCATCTTCGAGGAACTATGGGATTAAAGCTAGGGCCAGCACTAAAAATTCAATCACAG GTCTCTCAGCATGTGGGAAGTATGTTCTACAAGAAAACTCTTTCATTTCCTATAAGACAAGCATTTGATCAACCAGCAGATACATCCCCTCTTTTGGATTCTAATTCCTGGAGTGATACAGTGAGCATTTTTTGTCCCCAGGATACAGTAATTCCTAAAGGAATTGAGCGAGATAGTATGAGAAACTAA